The Methanococcoides methylutens MM1 genome has a window encoding:
- the thrC gene encoding threonine synthase — MYQLECIECGQKYTDSEVVYTCKCGGLLDVIYDYSAIQLDMERLRTEAPSVWKYKALLPVEGKPVSIHEGGTPLYRCDRLAEKIGIKELYVKHEGLNPSGSFKDRGMTAGVTKAMELGMKTLACASTGNTSASLSTYGAKAGLPVIVLLPEGKVALGKVAQALIHGAKVLSIKGNFDEAVVLVRQLCDEEKIYLLNSINPYRLEGQKTIGHEICDQLGFNVPDRVIVPVGNAGNTAAIYKGFKEFMELGITDSVPKMTGIQTEGACPVTKAFKMGVEDIVPEKNPETIATAIRIGNPVNAKKALRAIYESGGCSEAVSDEELIEAQKDLAQLEGIGVEPASATSIAGLKKLIDSGVIDHDEKVVCVTTGHLLKDPEEVMNISTKPITVDANIEAVRKAVFSR; from the coding sequence CTGCAAATGTGGCGGGTTGCTCGACGTCATCTATGACTATTCTGCAATTCAACTCGATATGGAAAGGCTCCGAACAGAAGCACCATCGGTCTGGAAATACAAAGCACTTTTACCTGTGGAAGGAAAGCCCGTAAGCATCCATGAAGGCGGCACACCACTCTACCGATGCGATCGCCTTGCCGAGAAGATCGGCATCAAGGAACTTTATGTAAAGCATGAAGGTCTGAACCCCAGCGGTTCTTTCAAGGACCGTGGAATGACGGCAGGGGTCACAAAGGCAATGGAGCTCGGGATGAAAACACTTGCCTGTGCATCCACAGGAAACACATCCGCATCCCTTTCAACCTATGGTGCTAAAGCAGGCCTTCCTGTGATCGTACTGCTTCCGGAAGGCAAAGTTGCTCTTGGAAAAGTGGCACAGGCATTGATACATGGTGCAAAGGTCTTAAGCATCAAGGGAAATTTTGACGAGGCAGTTGTACTTGTACGTCAGCTTTGCGATGAAGAGAAGATCTACCTTCTAAATTCCATCAACCCATACAGGCTTGAGGGTCAGAAGACGATTGGCCATGAGATATGTGACCAGCTTGGATTCAATGTTCCTGACAGGGTAATTGTTCCGGTTGGTAATGCAGGAAATACTGCTGCTATCTACAAAGGCTTCAAGGAGTTCATGGAACTTGGTATCACTGACAGCGTCCCGAAAATGACCGGCATACAGACCGAAGGAGCATGCCCCGTAACGAAAGCATTCAAAATGGGCGTTGAAGATATCGTTCCTGAAAAGAACCCTGAGACCATTGCAACGGCAATACGTATCGGGAACCCGGTCAATGCGAAGAAAGCCTTAAGGGCGATCTATGAATCCGGCGGGTGCTCAGAAGCAGTATCAGATGAAGAGCTGATAGAGGCACAAAAGGACCTTGCACAACTTGAAGGAATAGGTGTTGAACCTGCGAGTGCTACTTCCATAGCAGGACTTAAAAAACTTATAGATTCAGGTGTCATTGACCATGATGAAAAGGTTGTCTGCGTTACAACCGGCCATCTGCTAAAGGACCCTGAAGAAGTAATGAACATATCAACAAAACCAATTACAGTGGATGCTAATATAGAAGCGGTCCGCAAGGCGGTTTTCTCCAGATAA